In a genomic window of Ardenticatenales bacterium:
- a CDS encoding PASTA domain-containing protein — protein sequence MSNEFTITVASNSVQLNAKRQGSAAYTVFNASGRPMTGRAILETVPKGEAHATWLQVEGANERAFVIGAAEQFTVNIKVPPTAAAGSYTFRLRMVDVANTDEGVTEGPTATIAVPAPAPPPKKFPFWIIPIIVGVLAVIAVVILILNNASTVTMPDVRGLTEADAEGTLVASDLEIGRVRDEASDQIAANLVVRTEPEPDTELEKSTPVSLFISTGPDTPVPPPPTDTPTPTNTPKPDTPTPDPGAWGGSWTTFCDVLDCADMNLTQVGNQVSGSFGNGLGSINGTVQGNRLSGTMSYSGADSSFDFWLDESGLFWRGNWNRVLTWCGYRAGQSKPSPCGVASWYGTWQANSGLGPMTLFQDGRRVFGTYAGTDGRIEATASGTSLGGSWTRNDNEGTIQFFLVLTSTGQQFQGNWNTNNDWCGFQGSTNFPSPCFKKQDRISVIDNIVVGTEIQGVIPNDFTKFLVPTATPKP from the coding sequence GTGTCCAACGAATTCACGATTACGGTAGCATCAAACAGCGTTCAATTGAATGCCAAACGCCAGGGGAGCGCCGCATACACGGTGTTCAATGCCAGTGGTCGCCCCATGACGGGGCGGGCTATCCTGGAAACGGTCCCCAAGGGTGAAGCACACGCCACCTGGTTGCAAGTGGAAGGCGCGAATGAACGCGCCTTTGTCATCGGCGCGGCGGAGCAGTTCACGGTCAACATCAAGGTGCCTCCCACCGCGGCTGCCGGCAGCTACACGTTCCGCTTGAGGATGGTTGATGTCGCCAATACCGATGAGGGCGTTACCGAAGGCCCTACGGCGACCATCGCCGTGCCGGCGCCTGCGCCGCCGCCTAAGAAATTTCCCTTCTGGATTATCCCGATCATTGTCGGCGTGCTGGCCGTGATCGCCGTGGTCATCTTGATACTCAACAACGCATCGACGGTGACCATGCCGGATGTCCGCGGTCTGACGGAAGCGGATGCTGAAGGAACGCTGGTCGCCAGCGACCTGGAAATTGGGCGCGTGCGTGATGAGGCCAGCGACCAGATAGCGGCGAACCTGGTGGTGCGTACGGAACCGGAACCAGACACGGAACTGGAGAAATCAACCCCCGTGAGCCTGTTTATTTCCACGGGACCTGATACGCCTGTGCCGCCCCCCCCCACGGACACGCCCACGCCCACCAACACGCCCAAACCGGATACGCCCACACCCGACCCTGGCGCGTGGGGCGGCTCATGGACGACCTTTTGCGACGTGCTGGATTGCGCGGATATGAATCTGACGCAGGTCGGCAATCAGGTGAGCGGCTCGTTTGGGAATGGTCTGGGCAGCATCAATGGGACCGTGCAGGGCAATCGCCTTTCGGGGACGATGTCCTATTCGGGCGCGGATAGTTCGTTTGATTTTTGGCTGGATGAAAGTGGTCTTTTCTGGCGCGGCAACTGGAATCGGGTGCTGACGTGGTGTGGCTACCGCGCGGGACAAAGCAAGCCTTCGCCATGTGGGGTGGCGTCGTGGTATGGCACGTGGCAGGCAAACAGCGGGCTAGGACCGATGACGTTGTTCCAGGATGGGCGGCGCGTGTTTGGCACATATGCCGGCACGGACGGACGCATCGAAGCCACCGCCAGCGGCACCTCCCTGGGTGGCTCCTGGACACGGAACGACAATGAAGGCACTATCCAGTTCTTCCTCGTCCTCACCAGCACGGGCCAGCAGTTTCAGGGCAACTGGAATACGAATAATGACTGGTGCGGTTTCCAGGGCAGCACCAATTTCCCCAGCCCCTGTTTCAAAAAACAGGACCGCATCTCTGTTATTGACAACATCGTCGTCGGGACCGAGATACAAGGCGTTATCCCTAATGATTTCACCAAATTCCTGGTGCCGACAGCAACGCCAAAGCCGTAG
- a CDS encoding PASTA domain-containing protein produces the protein MSNEFTITALSNSVQLNAKREGSATYTAFNASGRPITGRAILETMPGGMPHAAWLKVAGESERAFAIGAAEQFTVHVNVPDTVTAGSYNFRLKMVDVTNTDEGVSEGPTVTVVVPEPVSGGAKFPIWIIPIIVGVLAVIALIVFLITRPKTATMPNVVGLVETDAEGTLVAEGLQIGRVRDEASDDVAAGLVARTEPEAGADVEKATRVALYLSTGPDVTMTPTPTNTPVFTPTPTPTKQPTHTPTPTIDPSLLAFYPLARNGREVTGRNDDLDLQAISFVDEAAYCNGQYDLNNASGCRIQTPQISGMNFNRFTIAVEFKADELANRPVFIGGRGYRWIGFVLKSDGGIRLKYNNSNYADCTVTYQAGRWYSARVIYNQGEARLYLNGVLGCTVSFTIDHGNNANVMVTDYSNATLFKGYIRNLQIYNAALVP, from the coding sequence ATGTCTAACGAATTTACAATTACGGCACTGTCGAACAGCGTTCAACTGAACGCCAAACGAGAGGGCAGCGCCACCTACACCGCGTTTAACGCCAGTGGGCGGCCGATTACAGGGCGGGCCATTCTGGAGACGATGCCTGGAGGAATGCCCCACGCCGCCTGGTTGAAAGTGGCCGGAGAAAGCGAACGGGCCTTTGCCATCGGCGCTGCCGAGCAGTTCACGGTGCATGTGAACGTGCCTGACACGGTGACCGCGGGCAGCTACAATTTCCGCCTAAAGATGGTAGACGTTACCAATACAGATGAGGGTGTATCAGAGGGGCCGACTGTAACCGTAGTCGTGCCTGAACCGGTCTCCGGGGGCGCCAAATTCCCGATCTGGATCATCCCCATCATCGTCGGCGTGCTGGCCGTCATCGCCCTGATCGTCTTTTTGATCACGCGCCCCAAGACCGCCACCATGCCCAACGTGGTCGGGCTGGTGGAAACAGATGCCGAAGGAACGCTGGTGGCGGAAGGGCTGCAAATAGGGCGCGTGCGCGACGAGGCCAGCGACGATGTGGCCGCGGGCCTGGTGGCGCGCACCGAACCGGAGGCAGGAGCCGATGTGGAAAAAGCGACGCGGGTGGCGCTCTATCTTTCCACGGGGCCGGACGTCACGATGACGCCGACACCAACGAACACACCCGTCTTCACCCCCACGCCAACCCCCACGAAGCAGCCAACGCACACCCCTACGCCAACCATCGATCCGTCGCTCCTGGCATTCTATCCACTGGCGCGAAACGGCCGCGAAGTCACCGGCCGCAACGACGACCTGGACCTTCAAGCCATTTCATTTGTGGATGAAGCGGCCTACTGCAATGGTCAGTACGACTTGAACAATGCAAGTGGCTGCCGTATTCAGACGCCCCAAATAAGCGGCATGAACTTCAATCGCTTTACCATTGCCGTGGAATTCAAGGCAGACGAACTGGCTAATCGCCCCGTTTTTATCGGGGGTCGGGGTTATCGCTGGATCGGTTTCGTATTGAAAAGCGATGGCGGCATTCGCTTGAAGTACAACAATAGCAATTACGCCGACTGTACCGTGACTTACCAGGCCGGTCGGTGGTACAGCGCCCGCGTCATCTACAATCAAGGTGAGGCCCGTCTCTATTTGAACGGCGTTCTGGGCTGCACGGTATCTTTTACCATTGATCATGGCAATAACGCCAACGTCATGGTAACGGATTACTCGAACGCCACCCTTTTCAAAGGGTATATCCGCAATCTACAAATCTACAACGCCGCGCTCGTTCCCTGA
- a CDS encoding baseplate J/gp47 family protein — protein MSLKSPNLDDRTFDQLKADALRLVRQKDIGWTDLSPSDPGIVLLELFAHLTEVMLYRLNRLPEKAYVEFLRLLGVTLQPPAAAYVELTFSRARATAQPLPIPRGTRVTVGRVGGGAEPPVFVTAKAAEIPAGATEVTVGAYHCDEVEAELAGRGNGLGGQYVQLRRPPLIASTGDPADLIVAVELRPEELDERIPAREYAGKTYRIWQWRKESHFTNPGEDDHIYVVDRNSGLITFAPAVRMRQADDKLAETAEMLAAVPAVGREIRVWYRRGGGNAGNVAADRLTVLKDPIPGVSVTNRERATGGKPGETLENALLRGPQELHSLQRAVTAKDFELIARNHSGRAVERARAFTRAALWRHAPPGHVEVLLVPAIPEEELERVTLDMLQARETEAAREQIEKVLDERRPLGTTCVVSWTRYKKVQVNATVVVQPEEDLEAVQQRIVQRLNQTITPVTTPFNSTGWPFGQALRASHVYDIALAERGVRWVDRVRLLVAEVPEARVKGLGVDYFQPRTWYAGSDTTLFRSLNDGEGWEVIGRFDGPVTAVRAHKGRAGLIAVISQRMDMVGSQVHVSTDCGETWRASFPLAFTVNGLDWIMRDEVPVLFLATSRGLYEIAVEPGTAPIQVLVDPQLPQERGFYAVATHTDVRGVVTVAVAAESQDGIFLSVNGGLPGSFRKKGMNMPATEDTRVLEIQDEGVRAYLWAGTNALEGSNGTGCYRWELRGLQDPPEGWQSFGLAWQGGSCKGLAFHRNVVFAASHRTGVLKLDLGQEKPAWQAPLVTCGLPLRDPGRFHPVDAVAAAPDVTNSLVMAGGIEGVHRTSDSGVSYTASSTKEFIEKVTLPDTWLFVSDGHQVTVLREDEASPTASTTAAATQPG, from the coding sequence ATGTCGCTGAAATCACCTAATTTAGATGACCGTACCTTTGATCAACTCAAGGCGGATGCGCTGCGGCTGGTGCGGCAGAAGGATATTGGTTGGACAGACCTGTCGCCCAGCGATCCGGGCATTGTGCTGCTGGAGCTTTTCGCCCACCTGACCGAGGTGATGCTGTATCGCCTCAACCGTCTGCCGGAAAAGGCGTACGTGGAGTTTCTGCGTCTACTGGGGGTGACTTTGCAACCCCCGGCGGCGGCGTATGTGGAACTGACCTTTTCCCGCGCACGGGCGACCGCGCAGCCGCTACCCATTCCTCGTGGCACGCGGGTGACCGTGGGGCGCGTCGGCGGCGGCGCGGAGCCGCCTGTTTTTGTGACGGCAAAGGCCGCGGAAATCCCCGCCGGGGCGACGGAAGTGACCGTCGGCGCTTACCATTGTGATGAAGTGGAGGCGGAGCTGGCCGGGCGCGGTAATGGTCTGGGGGGGCAGTATGTGCAATTGCGTCGCCCGCCGCTCATTGCTTCCACCGGGGATCCGGCGGACCTGATTGTGGCGGTGGAACTGCGACCGGAGGAGTTGGATGAACGTATTCCGGCGCGAGAATATGCCGGCAAAACATACCGCATATGGCAGTGGCGAAAGGAATCCCATTTTACGAATCCGGGTGAGGATGACCACATCTATGTTGTAGACCGCAACAGTGGTCTGATTACCTTCGCGCCGGCGGTTCGTATGCGCCAGGCGGATGACAAGCTGGCGGAGACGGCGGAAATGTTGGCCGCTGTGCCGGCAGTTGGGCGGGAGATTCGGGTCTGGTATCGGCGTGGCGGGGGAAATGCCGGCAACGTCGCCGCCGACCGGCTCACCGTGCTTAAAGACCCCATCCCCGGCGTCAGCGTCACCAACCGGGAGCGAGCCACCGGCGGCAAGCCGGGCGAAACGCTGGAAAACGCGCTCTTGCGCGGCCCGCAAGAACTCCACTCGCTCCAACGGGCGGTGACGGCGAAGGATTTTGAATTAATCGCCCGTAACCACAGTGGCCGCGCCGTGGAGCGCGCCAGGGCATTCACGCGGGCGGCCTTGTGGCGGCACGCCCCTCCGGGACACGTCGAAGTGCTGCTGGTCCCCGCTATTCCGGAAGAAGAGCTTGAACGGGTGACGTTGGATATGTTGCAGGCGCGGGAAACGGAGGCGGCGCGGGAACAAATCGAAAAAGTGCTGGACGAACGCCGCCCGTTGGGCACAACCTGCGTCGTCAGTTGGACCCGCTATAAAAAGGTGCAGGTGAACGCGACCGTCGTCGTGCAGCCGGAGGAAGACCTGGAGGCGGTGCAGCAACGCATTGTGCAGCGCCTAAACCAGACAATTACCCCGGTAACGACCCCCTTTAACTCGACCGGCTGGCCTTTTGGGCAGGCGCTGCGCGCGTCTCACGTCTACGATATCGCCCTGGCGGAGCGGGGCGTGCGCTGGGTGGATCGGGTGCGCTTGCTGGTGGCCGAAGTGCCGGAGGCACGGGTAAAGGGATTGGGCGTGGATTATTTTCAGCCGCGCACCTGGTATGCCGGCAGCGATACCACTCTCTTCCGTTCACTCAACGACGGCGAGGGGTGGGAAGTGATTGGCCGCTTCGACGGTCCGGTAACGGCGGTGCGGGCGCACAAGGGACGGGCGGGCCTGATAGCCGTCATCTCACAGCGAATGGACATGGTGGGTTCGCAAGTGCATGTTTCCACCGACTGCGGCGAAACGTGGCGGGCTTCCTTCCCGCTGGCGTTCACGGTTAATGGGTTGGACTGGATTATGCGGGATGAAGTGCCGGTGCTGTTTTTGGCGACCAGTAGAGGTCTGTATGAGATTGCGGTAGAACCAGGAACCGCGCCGATTCAAGTCCTGGTCGATCCGCAGTTACCGCAGGAGCGCGGCTTTTACGCGGTTGCCACGCATACCGATGTACGTGGAGTGGTTACGGTCGCCGTGGCCGCGGAAAGCCAGGATGGGATTTTCCTTTCTGTTAATGGGGGGCTGCCCGGCAGTTTCCGCAAAAAGGGAATGAATATGCCGGCAACCGAAGACACCCGCGTCCTGGAAATCCAGGACGAAGGTGTGCGCGCCTACCTTTGGGCCGGCACGAATGCGCTGGAGGGCAGCAACGGCACCGGTTGCTACCGCTGGGAATTGCGCGGCCTGCAAGACCCCCCTGAAGGATGGCAAAGTTTTGGCCTTGCCTGGCAGGGCGGCAGCTGCAAAGGGTTAGCCTTCCACCGCAACGTGGTTTTTGCCGCCAGTCACCGCACCGGCGTGTTGAAGCTGGACCTGGGCCAGGAAAAGCCAGCCTGGCAGGCCCCCCTGGTCACCTGTGGCCTGCCTTTGCGCGACCCTGGTCGCTTTCATCCGGTGGACGCCGTTGCCGCTGCACCCGACGTCACCAACAGCCTGGTCATGGCCGGCGGCATTGAGGGTGTGCATCGCACGTCGGATAGCGGAGTCAGCTACACGGCTTCCTCTACGAAGGAGTTCATCGAGAAGGTCACGCTGCCGGACACCTGGCTTTTTGTTTCTGACGGGCATCAAGTGACCGTCTTGCGTGAAGACGAGGCGTCGCCGACGGCGTCTACGACGGCGGCGGCGACGCAACCAGGATAG
- a CDS encoding GPW/gp25 family protein has translation MNQRYRAWRFLHPDLDVPEAYAGIQLSPTGGIEMVAEEASVRQAILLLLSTRPGERIMRPTYGCDLYRLVFSPNDDTTAGLAIHYVRRALERWEPRIDILRLDANRNPAYAELLDVILTYRVRVTRRIDTLQFSLRLTGEV, from the coding sequence ATGAACCAACGTTATCGCGCCTGGCGATTCTTACATCCTGATTTGGACGTGCCGGAGGCTTATGCCGGCATTCAACTCTCTCCCACCGGGGGCATCGAAATGGTCGCCGAAGAAGCCTCGGTGCGCCAGGCGATCCTGCTGCTCCTTTCAACTCGTCCTGGTGAGCGCATTATGCGCCCCACCTACGGCTGCGACCTTTATCGTCTCGTTTTCTCGCCCAACGACGACACCACCGCCGGCCTGGCCATCCATTACGTTCGCCGCGCGCTGGAACGTTGGGAGCCACGCATCGACATTTTGCGCCTGGATGCCAACCGCAACCCCGCGTACGCAGAACTGCTGGACGTGATCCTCACCTACCGCGTGCGCGTTACGCGGCGAATCGACACGCTGCAATTCTCGCTGCGCCTCACCGGGGAAGTATGA
- a CDS encoding type IV secretion protein Rhs, producing the protein MSAISLPRLTLLVNDRPLSGERGSPLTALTAVRVQQRLSLPTLCELTFSDPPGPLTIGEQLSPGARLRLLVETEATPLFVGQITAIEYVYLPSGGREMRVRGYDALHILRKQHAVRAHVQVNARELAAELAAPAGLRVEAEAAGPMFPRIVQHRQSNFDLLAQVMARCGFYFVVRDEVLHLLTLDGLGAAQSLTLGASLLEAQISLNGDQAARSVSTMGWSPLPMETFSGQATAARSGRDVASQVAPAAVNGDGAPQLVDENTVDSEHADALAQAELDRRTAAEVTLWGVARGNPALQPGTPIAVSGVDEALTGHYVLTRVDHVVDARLGFVSEIATAPPPPPPRPHSAIAALGVVTSVADPDGFGRVRVAFPTYNNVESEWLQVVSPAAGVHKGLVALPDVDDNVLVLFTHQDPAQGVVVGGIYGPFAPYDSGVEGDDVKRYSLRTVGGHIIRLDDQAKTLRVEDSSGSFVEMAPGKVKLYATADLEISAPGKSIVIESKAIDFRQR; encoded by the coding sequence ATGAGCGCCATCTCCCTTCCCCGCCTCACCCTCCTCGTCAACGACCGCCCCCTCAGCGGAGAGCGCGGCAGTCCCCTGACGGCGCTCACGGCCGTGCGCGTGCAGCAGCGCCTGTCGCTGCCCACCCTCTGCGAACTCACCTTCAGCGATCCCCCCGGCCCCCTCACCATCGGCGAGCAGCTATCTCCCGGCGCGCGTCTACGGCTGCTGGTAGAAACAGAAGCGACACCCCTCTTCGTCGGCCAGATCACGGCCATTGAATACGTCTACCTCCCCAGCGGCGGGCGCGAGATGCGCGTGCGCGGCTACGACGCGCTGCACATCCTGCGCAAACAGCACGCCGTGCGCGCCCATGTACAGGTGAACGCGCGCGAACTGGCGGCGGAACTGGCGGCCCCCGCCGGGCTGCGCGTCGAAGCGGAGGCGGCTGGCCCCATGTTCCCGCGCATTGTGCAGCACCGGCAATCCAATTTTGACCTGCTGGCGCAGGTGATGGCCCGCTGCGGTTTCTATTTTGTCGTCCGCGACGAGGTGCTGCACCTGCTGACGCTGGATGGCCTGGGCGCGGCCCAATCGCTGACCCTGGGCGCGTCACTGCTGGAAGCGCAAATCTCCCTGAATGGCGACCAGGCCGCCCGCTCCGTATCCACCATGGGCTGGAGTCCCCTACCGATGGAGACATTCTCCGGGCAGGCAACGGCGGCCCGCTCCGGGCGAGACGTGGCCTCACAGGTCGCCCCCGCCGCCGTCAACGGAGATGGCGCGCCCCAGTTAGTGGACGAAAACACCGTTGATTCAGAACACGCAGACGCCCTGGCGCAGGCGGAACTGGACCGCCGCACCGCCGCCGAAGTCACGTTATGGGGCGTGGCGCGGGGCAATCCGGCGCTGCAACCGGGGACGCCCATAGCAGTCAGTGGCGTGGATGAGGCCCTCACCGGTCATTATGTCCTCACCCGCGTGGACCACGTCGTGGACGCCCGCCTGGGCTTCGTCTCCGAAATCGCCACCGCGCCGCCGCCGCCGCCGCCGCGCCCGCACAGCGCCATCGCCGCCCTGGGCGTGGTCACATCCGTGGCCGACCCGGACGGATTTGGCCGCGTGCGCGTGGCTTTTCCCACGTACAACAACGTGGAAAGCGAATGGCTGCAAGTGGTCAGCCCGGCGGCGGGCGTGCATAAAGGGCTGGTCGCCCTGCCGGACGTGGACGACAACGTGCTGGTGCTGTTTACGCATCAGGACCCGGCCCAGGGCGTCGTCGTGGGCGGGATTTATGGCCCCTTTGCCCCCTACGACAGCGGTGTGGAAGGGGACGACGTGAAGCGGTACAGCCTGCGCACGGTGGGCGGGCACATCATTCGGCTAGACGACCAGGCGAAGACGCTGCGCGTGGAAGACAGCAGCGGCAGCTTCGTGGAGATGGCGCCGGGCAAAGTGAAGTTATATGCGACGGCGGACCTGGAGATCAGCGCACCCGGTAAGTCGATTGTGATTGAGAGCAAAGCGATTGATTTCCGCCAGCGCTGA